A DNA window from Kitasatospora atroaurantiaca contains the following coding sequences:
- a CDS encoding serine hydrolase domain-containing protein, with protein MQSLRMIEDWPVPNAATAVVRGADGALLGENGPQERLFPLASVTKLLTSYAVLVAVEEGVFELDDPAGPEGSTVRHLLAHTSGLAFDEHRVMAPPGNRRLYSNAGFDVLADTLTKASGINFAQYAAEAVFEPLRMRATLINTAHRSPAGAGGLSTVADLALFAAELQAPKLLDPSTVHAATREVAYPGLSGVLPGFGHRRPNDWGLGFEIRGDKSPHWTGAGSSPETFGHFGQSGTFLWVDPAAGAACIALTDRDFGPWAAEAWPLFTDAVLAELHG; from the coding sequence ATGCAGAGCTTGCGGATGATCGAGGACTGGCCGGTGCCCAACGCGGCGACCGCCGTGGTGCGCGGGGCTGACGGCGCCCTGCTGGGTGAGAACGGGCCGCAGGAGCGGCTGTTCCCGCTGGCGTCGGTGACCAAGCTGCTCACCTCGTACGCCGTGCTGGTCGCGGTCGAGGAGGGCGTCTTCGAGCTGGACGACCCGGCGGGCCCGGAGGGTTCGACGGTGCGGCACCTCCTGGCGCACACCTCGGGGCTGGCCTTCGACGAGCACCGGGTGATGGCGCCTCCCGGCAACCGGCGGCTGTACTCCAACGCCGGGTTCGACGTGCTGGCCGACACCCTGACCAAGGCCTCCGGCATCAACTTCGCGCAGTACGCGGCGGAGGCGGTGTTCGAACCGCTCAGGATGCGGGCGACGCTGATCAACACCGCGCACCGCTCCCCGGCGGGCGCGGGCGGCCTCTCCACGGTGGCCGACCTGGCCCTGTTCGCGGCGGAGCTCCAGGCTCCCAAGCTGCTGGACCCGTCCACGGTGCACGCCGCCACCCGCGAGGTCGCGTACCCGGGCCTGAGCGGCGTCCTGCCCGGCTTCGGCCACCGCAGGCCGAACGACTGGGGCCTGGGCTTCGAGATCCGCGGCGACAAGTCCCCGCACTGGACGGGCGCCGGGAGCTCGCCGGAGACCTTCGGCCACTTCGGGCAGTCCGGCACCTTCCTCTGGGTCGACCCGGCGGCGGGCGCGGCCTGCATCGCCCTGACGGACCGTGACTTCGGCCCCTGGGCGGCCGAGGCCTGGCCCCTCTTCACCGACGCGGTGCTCGCCGAACTGCACGGCTGA
- a CDS encoding MerR family transcriptional regulator codes for MATLAPISVDLLTCGEAYQAASSDADRTPRHTISEVAAASGLTAHTLRWYERIGLLDPIDRSYSGQRRYSDADLTRLAFLGRLRLTGMPVADMLRYVELARAGEQTYGDRRDILVAHREEVRQKIADLHATLAVLDYKIDLYSRTANDRKKQSA; via the coding sequence ATGGCAACGCTCGCACCGATCTCAGTCGACCTGCTCACCTGCGGCGAGGCGTACCAAGCAGCGAGTTCGGACGCCGACCGGACCCCGCGGCACACCATCAGCGAGGTCGCCGCCGCGAGCGGTCTGACGGCCCACACGCTGCGCTGGTACGAACGGATCGGTCTGCTCGACCCGATCGACCGCTCCTACTCCGGCCAGCGCCGCTACAGCGACGCGGACCTGACCCGGCTGGCCTTCCTCGGCCGGCTGCGGCTGACCGGCATGCCGGTGGCCGACATGCTCCGGTACGTGGAGCTGGCCCGGGCCGGCGAGCAGACCTACGGCGACCGGCGCGACATCCTCGTCGCCCACCGCGAGGAGGTCCGGCAGAAGATCGCCGATCTGCACGCGACCCTCGCCGTCCTCGACTACAAGATCGACCTGTACTCACGAACCGCGAACGACAGGAAGAAGCAGAGCGCATGA
- a CDS encoding beta-ketoacyl-ACP synthase III — MSTPQIRPASGAQYSRIHGVGGYRPVRVIPNAEVLNWIDSSDEWIRTRSGIAERRWAGPEETVAEMSVQAAGKAIAQAGIAPEQIGGVIVATVSHLKQTPAIATEIGQRLGCGTAPAFDISAACAGFGYGLSLADGMVRGGSADYVLVIGVERLSDLTDVTDRSTAFIFGDGAGAAVVGPSDTPGIGKVIWGSDGSQKDVISQTQAWDTAFAKEDAVNGVGGEIKWPALRMEGQAVFRWAVWEMAKVAQQALDAAGITADQLGAFIPHQANMRITDAMIKKLQLPDSVPVARDIAETGNTSAASIPLAMERMLESGEAKSGDLALIIGFGAGLVYAAAVVTLP; from the coding sequence ATGAGCACTCCTCAGATCCGGCCTGCCTCCGGTGCCCAGTACTCGCGGATCCACGGCGTGGGCGGCTACCGCCCGGTCCGGGTGATCCCGAACGCCGAGGTGCTGAACTGGATCGACTCCTCCGACGAGTGGATCCGCACGCGCAGCGGCATCGCCGAGCGCCGCTGGGCGGGACCGGAGGAGACCGTCGCCGAGATGTCGGTGCAGGCGGCCGGCAAGGCGATCGCGCAGGCCGGCATCGCTCCGGAGCAGATCGGCGGCGTGATCGTCGCGACCGTCTCGCACCTCAAGCAGACCCCCGCCATCGCCACCGAGATCGGCCAGCGGCTCGGCTGCGGGACCGCCCCGGCCTTCGACATCTCCGCCGCCTGCGCGGGCTTCGGCTACGGCCTGAGCCTGGCGGACGGCATGGTGCGCGGCGGCAGCGCCGACTACGTGCTGGTGATCGGCGTGGAGCGGCTCAGCGACCTGACCGATGTGACGGACCGTTCGACGGCCTTCATCTTCGGCGACGGCGCGGGCGCGGCCGTGGTCGGCCCGTCGGACACCCCCGGCATCGGCAAGGTGATCTGGGGCTCGGACGGTTCGCAGAAGGACGTCATCTCGCAGACCCAGGCCTGGGACACCGCCTTCGCCAAGGAGGACGCCGTCAACGGCGTCGGCGGCGAGATCAAGTGGCCCGCGCTGCGGATGGAGGGCCAGGCGGTCTTCCGCTGGGCCGTGTGGGAGATGGCCAAGGTGGCCCAGCAGGCGCTGGACGCCGCCGGGATCACCGCGGACCAGCTCGGTGCGTTCATCCCGCACCAGGCCAACATGCGCATCACCGATGCCATGATCAAGAAGCTGCAGCTGCCCGATTCGGTGCCGGTCGCACGCGACATCGCCGAGACCGGCAACACCTCGGCCGCCTCCATCCCACTGGCGATGGAGCGCATGCTGGAGAGCGGGGAAGCGAAGAGCGGGGACCTCGCGCTGATCATCGGCTTCGGGGCGGGTCTGGTCTACGCAGCAGCAGTCGTTACTCTCCCCTAG
- a CDS encoding TIGR03086 family metal-binding protein: MDTTLDPRPVYQRALDQLEKLFAAVTPDRMTRPTACTEYDLRALLSHTVGGIHRIAYVGEGGRSEDVPAWIEPVADDAWPAALGRARVRVTTAWSDDEKLERIASVPWGELPGRFALGGYVMEATTHSWDIAQVVAPEAALDEHLAQVALAIAEQTLPTDPRGGEVPFGPVQPAPADADVYTRLAAWLGREV, encoded by the coding sequence ATGGACACCACCCTCGACCCCCGCCCGGTCTACCAGCGCGCCCTCGACCAGCTGGAGAAGCTGTTCGCCGCCGTCACCCCGGACCGGATGACCCGGCCGACCGCGTGCACCGAGTACGACCTGCGGGCGCTGCTCAGCCACACCGTGGGCGGGATCCACCGGATCGCGTACGTCGGCGAGGGCGGCCGCAGCGAGGACGTGCCGGCCTGGATCGAGCCCGTCGCCGACGACGCCTGGCCGGCCGCGCTCGGCCGGGCCCGGGTACGCGTCACCACCGCGTGGAGCGATGACGAGAAGCTGGAGCGGATCGCCTCGGTGCCGTGGGGCGAGCTGCCGGGCCGCTTCGCGCTGGGTGGCTACGTCATGGAGGCGACCACCCACTCGTGGGACATCGCCCAGGTCGTGGCCCCCGAGGCCGCGCTGGACGAGCACCTGGCCCAGGTCGCGCTGGCCATCGCCGAGCAGACCCTCCCGACCGACCCGCGGGGCGGAGAGGTCCCCTTCGGCCCGGTGCAGCCGGCCCCGGCGGACGCCGATGTCTACACCCGGCTCGCCGCCTGGCTCGGCCGCGAGGTCTGA
- a CDS encoding ACP S-malonyltransferase, with protein MLVIVAPGQGAQTPGFLSPWLELDGAADRLKRWSAVAGLDLVHYGTEASEEEIKDTAVAQPLLVAAGLLTARALFPDEATARKLVGAVAGHSVGEITAAAGAGVLSAHEALTFVRERSLAMAEAAAVTATGMTAVLGGEPEVVAAKLAEHGLTAANNNGGGQIVAAGTLEQLAALKADPPAGSRVIPLKVAGAFHTEHMAPGVERLAKLAPTLTVADPQVAYVSNKDGEVVASGAEVLDRLVSQVSNPVRWDLCMETLQQLGATAVIELAPAGTLTNLVKRNLKGVATLALKTPADLDKARALVEEHGGQEQNV; from the coding sequence GTGCTCGTAATCGTCGCCCCTGGACAGGGTGCCCAGACCCCCGGATTCCTCAGCCCTTGGCTTGAGCTGGACGGCGCCGCCGACCGGTTGAAGCGCTGGTCCGCCGTGGCCGGGCTCGACCTGGTCCACTACGGCACCGAGGCGTCCGAGGAGGAGATCAAGGACACCGCCGTCGCCCAGCCGCTGCTGGTCGCCGCGGGCCTGCTCACCGCCCGGGCCCTGTTCCCCGACGAGGCCACGGCCCGCAAGCTGGTCGGCGCGGTCGCCGGCCACAGCGTCGGTGAGATCACCGCGGCCGCCGGTGCGGGTGTGCTCAGCGCACACGAGGCACTGACCTTCGTCCGCGAGCGGAGCCTGGCGATGGCCGAGGCCGCCGCCGTGACCGCGACCGGGATGACCGCCGTACTCGGCGGGGAACCCGAGGTCGTCGCGGCCAAGCTCGCCGAACACGGTCTGACGGCCGCCAACAACAACGGCGGTGGCCAGATCGTCGCGGCCGGCACCCTGGAGCAGCTGGCGGCGCTCAAGGCCGACCCGCCGGCCGGTTCCCGGGTGATCCCGCTCAAGGTGGCCGGTGCGTTCCACACCGAGCACATGGCCCCGGGCGTGGAGCGGCTCGCCAAGCTGGCGCCCACCCTGACCGTGGCCGACCCGCAGGTCGCGTACGTCTCCAACAAGGACGGCGAGGTCGTGGCCTCGGGCGCCGAGGTGCTCGACCGTCTGGTGTCGCAGGTGTCCAACCCGGTCCGCTGGGACCTGTGCATGGAGACGCTGCAGCAGCTCGGCGCGACGGCCGTGATCGAGCTGGCTCCGGCCGGCACCCTCACCAACCTGGTCAAGCGCAACCTCAAGGGTGTGGCGACGCTGGCCCTCAAGACCCCCGCCGACCTCGACAAGGCGCGCGCGCTGGTCGAGGAGCACGGCGGTCAGGAGCAGAACGTATGA
- a CDS encoding PucR family transcriptional regulator, whose amino-acid sequence MTAQERKLVAERAELRAATLKRLERSSGKLASAAIARMDDQLGWYRRMPPEHRSWIGLVAQAGIAAFTEWYRHPEAPQAISTDVFGTAPRELTRAITLRQTVELIRTTIEVMEEAIEEVAAPGDEAGMRESVLVYAREIAFATAQVYAQAAEARGAWDARLEALVVNSLLSGDADEGVLSRAAALGWGQPSQVRVVMGSAPDGDSELVVEAIRRAARYAKLHVLTGVLGKRLVVVVGGDKEPVHAARALIGQFAPGPVVVGPTVGDLLSATRSAHAAAAGLRACAAWPDAPRPVLADDLLPERALAGDQAARRQLVEEIYTPLDEAGSALLETLSVYLEQASSLEGAARMLFVHPNTVRYRLRRVTDVTGYAPSDVRSAFTLRIALALGRLGSVADQS is encoded by the coding sequence CTGACGGCGCAGGAGCGCAAGCTCGTTGCCGAGCGGGCCGAGCTGCGGGCCGCGACGCTCAAGCGGCTGGAGAGGTCCTCGGGCAAGCTGGCCTCGGCCGCGATCGCCCGGATGGACGACCAACTGGGCTGGTACCGGCGGATGCCACCGGAGCACCGCTCCTGGATCGGCCTGGTCGCGCAGGCCGGCATCGCCGCCTTCACCGAGTGGTACCGGCACCCGGAGGCTCCGCAGGCGATCAGCACGGACGTCTTCGGCACCGCGCCGCGCGAGCTGACCAGGGCCATCACGCTGCGTCAGACGGTCGAGCTGATCCGCACCACCATCGAGGTGATGGAGGAGGCCATCGAGGAGGTGGCCGCCCCGGGCGACGAGGCCGGGATGCGCGAGTCGGTGCTGGTCTACGCCCGGGAGATCGCCTTCGCGACCGCCCAGGTGTACGCCCAGGCGGCCGAGGCGCGCGGCGCCTGGGACGCCCGCCTGGAGGCGCTGGTCGTCAACAGCCTGCTCTCGGGCGACGCGGACGAGGGAGTGCTCTCCCGGGCCGCCGCCCTGGGCTGGGGCCAGCCGAGCCAGGTCCGGGTGGTGATGGGCAGCGCCCCCGACGGGGACAGCGAGCTGGTGGTCGAGGCGATCCGACGGGCCGCCAGGTACGCCAAGCTGCACGTGCTGACCGGGGTGCTGGGCAAGCGTCTGGTCGTGGTGGTCGGTGGCGACAAGGAGCCGGTGCACGCGGCCCGCGCCCTGATCGGCCAGTTCGCGCCAGGCCCGGTGGTGGTCGGCCCGACGGTCGGCGACCTGCTCTCGGCGACCAGGTCCGCACACGCCGCCGCGGCCGGCCTGAGGGCCTGCGCGGCCTGGCCGGACGCCCCGCGCCCCGTACTGGCGGACGATCTGCTGCCCGAGCGCGCCCTGGCCGGCGACCAGGCGGCCCGGCGTCAGCTGGTGGAGGAGATCTACACACCGCTCGACGAGGCCGGGTCGGCACTCCTGGAGACGCTGAGTGTCTACCTGGAGCAGGCCTCCTCGCTGGAGGGCGCCGCGCGCATGCTCTTCGTCCACCCGAACACCGTGCGCTACCGGCTGCGACGTGTGACTGACGTCACGGGCTATGCTCCATCCGACGTACGTTCGGCCTTCACCCTGCGCATCGCGCTTGCGCTGGGCCGTCTCGGATCGGTCGCCGATCAGAGTTGA
- a CDS encoding helix-turn-helix transcriptional regulator: MKADRLLSILLLLQTRGQVSAVELAERLEVSVRTIYRDVDALSAAGVPVWAERGRHGGINLLPGYRTDVTGLTSDEARALFVLSSQGAHDALGLGGALGSALRKVMAALPAPHRPAAERTSERILVDPARWMRVEADAVDLGELQRAVFADQRLRLRYRHSGADGPSEYTVDPYGLVSKAGVWYLVADLEAEPRLFRVDRVLAAVAEEELVRRRAGLTLAEVWTVLREQVERRPAEVRVVARVRRGRLDMFLRIHAALLIETPTTVDAEWTEVTLGFRAVAAARALLAFGADVEVLSPEEARTELARAAAEVGKLYRRPVALSRGAGNCAQR, from the coding sequence GTGAAAGCCGACCGTCTGCTCTCGATCCTGCTGCTGCTCCAGACCCGGGGTCAGGTCTCGGCCGTCGAACTCGCCGAGCGCCTTGAGGTCTCCGTCCGCACCATCTACCGGGACGTCGACGCCCTGTCGGCCGCCGGGGTGCCGGTCTGGGCCGAGCGCGGGCGGCACGGTGGGATCAACCTGCTGCCCGGCTACCGCACCGACGTCACCGGGCTGACCAGCGACGAGGCCCGTGCACTGTTCGTCCTCTCCTCCCAGGGGGCCCACGACGCTCTGGGTCTGGGCGGCGCCCTCGGCTCGGCGCTGCGCAAGGTGATGGCGGCCCTGCCGGCCCCGCACCGCCCGGCCGCCGAGCGAACCAGCGAACGCATCCTGGTCGACCCGGCCCGCTGGATGCGGGTGGAGGCCGATGCGGTGGACCTCGGCGAGCTGCAGCGCGCGGTCTTCGCCGACCAGCGGCTACGGCTGCGCTACCGGCACAGCGGCGCGGACGGGCCGAGCGAGTACACCGTCGACCCGTACGGGCTGGTGAGCAAGGCGGGCGTCTGGTACCTGGTGGCCGACCTCGAGGCCGAGCCCCGGCTGTTCCGGGTGGACCGCGTGCTGGCGGCGGTGGCCGAGGAGGAGCTGGTCAGACGCCGTGCGGGCCTGACGCTCGCGGAGGTCTGGACGGTCCTGCGGGAGCAGGTCGAGCGGCGGCCGGCAGAGGTGAGGGTCGTGGCCCGGGTGCGCCGGGGGCGGCTGGACATGTTCCTGCGCATCCATGCGGCCCTGCTGATCGAGACGCCGACGACCGTCGACGCCGAGTGGACGGAGGTGACGCTGGGCTTCCGCGCGGTTGCCGCGGCCCGGGCGCTGCTCGCTTTCGGCGCGGACGTGGAGGTGCTGTCGCCCGAGGAGGCCCGTACGGAGCTGGCCCGCGCCGCAGCAGAGGTTGGCAAGCTCTACCGTCGGCCAGTTGCACTGTCCAGGGGCGCGGGGAACTGCGCGCAGCGGTAG
- the fabF gene encoding beta-ketoacyl-ACP synthase II → MTAENRTVVVTGIGAFTPLGGDAASFWEGLLEGRSGVAALTEEWAADLPVRIAARTAVEPGDVLPRPLARKLDRSAQFALIAAREAWADAGYETPATDESSKLAPERLGAVIASGIGGVTTLLDQYDVLKEKGVRKVSPHTVPMLMPNSPAANVGLEVGARAGVHTPVSACASGAEAIGYAIEMIRTGRADVVVAGGTEAAIHPLPIVAFANMMAMSKNNDEPERASRPYDKGRDGFVLGEGAGVVVLESAEHAAARGARVYCEAIGQGLSSDAHHIAQPEPTGAGVARAISHLFEFNELDKAEVVHVNAHATSTPQGDVAELKALRKELGEHLDHIAVSATKSMTGHLLGGAGGIETVATVLALHHRLAPPTINVDDLDDEVDADIVTGEPRKLPEGRIAALNNSFGFGGHNVVLAFRSV, encoded by the coding sequence GTGACCGCTGAAAACCGCACCGTGGTCGTCACGGGTATCGGCGCCTTCACGCCGCTGGGCGGCGACGCCGCCTCGTTCTGGGAGGGCCTGCTCGAGGGCCGCTCCGGCGTGGCCGCGCTGACCGAGGAGTGGGCCGCCGACCTGCCCGTCCGGATCGCCGCGCGCACCGCCGTGGAGCCGGGCGACGTCCTGCCCCGCCCGCTGGCCCGCAAGCTGGACCGCTCGGCGCAGTTCGCGCTGATCGCGGCCCGCGAGGCCTGGGCCGACGCCGGGTACGAGACCCCGGCCACCGACGAGTCCTCCAAGCTCGCCCCCGAGCGCCTGGGCGCCGTGATCGCCTCCGGCATCGGCGGGGTGACGACTCTTCTCGACCAGTACGACGTGCTGAAGGAGAAGGGCGTCCGCAAGGTCTCCCCGCACACCGTCCCGATGCTGATGCCCAACTCCCCGGCGGCCAACGTCGGCCTGGAGGTCGGCGCTCGCGCGGGCGTGCACACCCCCGTCTCCGCCTGTGCCTCCGGCGCCGAGGCGATCGGCTACGCGATCGAGATGATCCGTACCGGCCGCGCCGACGTCGTGGTGGCCGGCGGCACCGAGGCGGCGATCCACCCGCTGCCGATCGTCGCCTTCGCCAACATGATGGCGATGTCCAAGAACAACGACGAGCCCGAGCGCGCCTCCCGCCCGTACGACAAGGGCCGGGACGGCTTCGTGCTCGGCGAGGGCGCCGGCGTGGTCGTGCTGGAGTCGGCGGAGCACGCCGCGGCCCGCGGCGCCCGCGTCTACTGCGAGGCCATCGGCCAGGGCCTGTCCTCGGACGCCCACCACATCGCCCAGCCGGAGCCGACCGGCGCCGGTGTGGCCCGCGCCATCTCCCACCTCTTCGAGTTCAACGAGCTGGACAAGGCCGAGGTGGTGCACGTCAACGCGCACGCCACCTCGACCCCGCAGGGCGACGTCGCGGAACTGAAGGCGCTCCGCAAGGAGCTCGGCGAGCACCTGGATCACATCGCGGTCTCCGCCACCAAGTCGATGACCGGCCACCTGCTGGGCGGCGCGGGCGGCATCGAGACCGTGGCCACCGTGCTGGCCCTGCACCACCGCCTCGCCCCGCCGACCATCAACGTCGACGACCTGGACGACGAGGTGGACGCCGACATCGTGACCGGCGAGCCGCGCAAGCTGCCCGAGGGCCGGATCGCGGCGCTGAACAACTCGTTCGGCTTCGGCGGCCACAACGTGGTGCTCGCGTTCCGCAGCGTCTGA
- a CDS encoding pirin family protein: MTDAATRPRADLRRAPERYRSTPAEGIETRHAFSFSGHYDPKNTHFGALLACNEETLAPGAGFDEHRHRDTEILTWVVEGALAHRDSDGHAGVVRPGMIQHLGAGSGVTHTERNVGGAEVPVRFVQMWLQPDTFDAPPVYGLRRVEPSADGLTLLASGMERDSGSAALRLRRSDAALYLVTAGPWQPLPALPEAPYRYAHLVAGSLGYRTVPGPQGGGRSMEPGDSVRATGPAFADPTAGPDGAELLLWEMHSPVSYG; the protein is encoded by the coding sequence GTGACCGACGCCGCCACCCGACCTCGCGCCGACCTGCGCCGAGCCCCCGAGCGTTACCGCTCCACCCCGGCCGAAGGCATCGAGACCAGACACGCCTTCTCCTTCTCGGGGCACTACGACCCCAAGAACACCCACTTCGGCGCGCTGCTCGCCTGCAACGAGGAGACCCTGGCGCCCGGCGCCGGCTTCGACGAGCACCGCCACCGGGACACCGAGATCCTCACCTGGGTCGTCGAGGGAGCCCTGGCCCACCGCGACAGCGACGGCCATGCGGGCGTGGTCAGGCCCGGGATGATCCAGCACCTCGGCGCGGGCTCCGGCGTAACCCACACGGAGCGCAACGTCGGCGGAGCCGAGGTGCCGGTCCGCTTCGTCCAGATGTGGCTGCAGCCGGACACCTTCGACGCCCCGCCCGTGTACGGGCTGCGCCGCGTCGAGCCCTCGGCCGACGGTCTGACACTGCTGGCCTCGGGCATGGAGCGTGACAGCGGGTCAGCGGCGCTGCGGCTGCGCCGGAGCGACGCCGCCCTGTACCTGGTCACGGCCGGCCCGTGGCAGCCGCTGCCCGCCCTGCCGGAGGCCCCGTACCGCTACGCCCACCTGGTGGCCGGATCGCTCGGCTACCGCACTGTCCCCGGCCCGCAGGGCGGCGGCCGCTCGATGGAGCCGGGCGACAGCGTCCGCGCCACCGGCCCGGCCTTCGCGGACCCGACGGCGGGGCCGGACGGCGCGGAGCTGCTGCTCTGGGAGATGCACTCGCCGGTCTCGTACGGCTGA
- a CDS encoding acyl carrier protein has protein sequence MATKDEVLEGLAEIVNEIAGIPAEDVELDKSFTDDLDVDSLSMVEVVVAAEERFDVKIPDDEVKNLKTVGDAVDYILANA, from the coding sequence ATGGCTACCAAGGACGAGGTCCTGGAAGGTCTCGCTGAGATCGTCAACGAGATCGCCGGTATCCCGGCCGAGGACGTCGAGCTCGACAAGTCCTTCACCGACGACCTGGATGTCGACTCGCTCTCCATGGTCGAGGTCGTCGTGGCCGCCGAGGAGCGCTTCGACGTGAAGATCCCGGACGACGAGGTCAAGAACCTCAAGACCGTCGGCGACGCCGTGGACTACATCCTCGCCAACGCCTGA
- a CDS encoding alpha/beta hydrolase — MQRRRVKRMLIGAFAAGAVLVDAGAAAAQAAAANEQVAISTPPAGSAEWVADHSLGRSLPDPATADARTVAAFFTSLTPEQTEQLIAEYPLVVGNLDGAPLDLRYRANRVAIAAERDRARARAADQKLDATTRAEATSRADDSEHLLARGRQILAFDPRGRGLVSEVYGDLAKADRVSVLVPGSDADLGHFDQAADPLRSPAGMARALVAEEHRQSPGTRTAVIAWTGYVTPSGLGPDAVTSRLAEVAAPRLERLLAGLAVTSAPEAPPALFCHSYGSVVCGTAAPEIHDGQATDVVVFGSPGMGVQSTGELGDGVRVWATRNPTDWIGNVPYLEVGGLGHGADPTTTDFGAVEISSAGAVGHTGYLAANTSSLHNFGAIALGRYQSVSHPPATA; from the coding sequence ATGCAGCGCAGGCGGGTCAAGCGCATGCTGATAGGTGCCTTCGCTGCCGGTGCGGTGCTGGTGGACGCCGGTGCCGCCGCCGCCCAGGCCGCCGCCGCCAACGAACAGGTCGCCATCTCCACGCCGCCCGCCGGCAGCGCCGAGTGGGTGGCGGACCACTCCCTCGGCCGCAGCCTGCCCGACCCGGCCACCGCCGACGCCCGTACCGTCGCGGCCTTCTTCACCTCGCTCACCCCCGAGCAGACCGAGCAGCTGATCGCCGAGTACCCGCTGGTGGTCGGCAACCTCGACGGCGCGCCGCTCGACCTCCGCTACCGCGCCAACCGGGTGGCCATCGCCGCCGAGCGCGACCGGGCCAGGGCCCGCGCGGCGGACCAGAAGCTGGACGCCACCACCCGCGCCGAGGCCACCTCCCGCGCCGACGACAGTGAGCACCTGCTCGCCCGCGGCCGCCAGATCCTGGCCTTCGACCCGCGCGGCCGGGGCCTGGTCAGCGAGGTGTACGGCGACCTTGCGAAGGCCGACCGCGTCTCCGTCCTGGTACCCGGCTCCGACGCCGACCTCGGCCACTTCGACCAGGCCGCCGACCCCCTGCGCTCCCCCGCCGGGATGGCCCGCGCCCTGGTCGCCGAGGAGCACCGCCAGTCCCCCGGCACCCGCACCGCCGTGATCGCCTGGACGGGGTACGTCACCCCCTCCGGCCTCGGCCCGGACGCCGTCACCTCCCGCCTCGCCGAGGTCGCCGCCCCACGCCTGGAGCGACTGCTCGCCGGGCTGGCCGTCACCAGTGCCCCCGAGGCGCCGCCGGCCCTGTTCTGCCACTCGTACGGCTCGGTGGTGTGCGGCACCGCCGCACCGGAGATCCACGACGGCCAGGCCACCGACGTGGTGGTCTTCGGCAGCCCGGGCATGGGCGTGCAGAGCACGGGCGAGCTGGGCGACGGCGTCCGGGTCTGGGCCACCCGCAACCCCACCGACTGGATCGGCAACGTCCCGTACCTGGAGGTCGGCGGCCTCGGCCACGGCGCCGACCCGACCACGACGGACTTCGGCGCGGTCGAGATCTCCTCGGCCGGCGCCGTCGGCCACACCGGCTACCTGGCGGCCAACACCTCCAGCCTGCACAACTTCGGCGCGATCGCCCTCGGCCGCTACCAGAGCGTGAGCCACCCGCCGGCCACGGCCTGA
- a CDS encoding aldo/keto reductase, whose protein sequence is MSLPTAVLGSNGPTVGIQGLGCMGMSEFYGPTDTAEALATLDAALDLGVTLFDTADVYGSGHNEELIGPFVRANRDKVVLATKFAIERRADDPAYRGVRNDPAYIRSAVDASLRRLGVDVIDLYYMHRRDPAVPLADSVGAMAELVQAGKVRHLGLSEVTGDELREAYAVHPIAALQSEWSIFSRDVERTAVPAAAELGVAFVPYSPLGRGFLTGSFAAAEELTEGDYRRNHPQFSGANAAENAALVAPIQKIAAGRGATAAQVALAWVQQRAEVHGLTVVPIPGTRKRSRLAENTAAASLRLTAEELAELEPIAGQVAGTRYADMSFTSAGRE, encoded by the coding sequence ATGAGCCTCCCCACCGCCGTCCTCGGCAGCAACGGCCCCACCGTCGGCATCCAGGGCCTCGGCTGCATGGGCATGAGCGAGTTCTACGGCCCGACCGACACCGCCGAGGCGCTCGCCACCCTGGACGCCGCCCTCGACCTCGGCGTCACCCTCTTCGACACCGCTGACGTCTACGGCTCCGGCCACAACGAGGAGCTGATCGGCCCGTTCGTCCGGGCCAACCGCGACAAGGTCGTCCTGGCCACCAAGTTCGCCATCGAGCGCCGCGCCGACGACCCGGCCTACCGGGGCGTTCGCAACGACCCGGCGTACATCCGCAGCGCCGTGGACGCCTCGCTGCGCCGGCTCGGCGTGGACGTCATCGACCTGTACTACATGCACCGCCGCGACCCGGCCGTCCCGCTCGCCGACTCGGTCGGCGCGATGGCCGAACTGGTCCAGGCCGGCAAGGTGCGTCACCTCGGGCTCTCCGAGGTCACCGGGGACGAGCTGCGCGAGGCGTACGCGGTGCACCCGATCGCCGCGCTGCAGTCCGAGTGGTCGATCTTCTCCCGCGACGTCGAGCGCACCGCCGTCCCGGCCGCCGCCGAGCTCGGGGTCGCCTTCGTGCCGTACTCGCCGCTCGGGCGGGGCTTCCTGACGGGGTCGTTCGCGGCCGCCGAGGAGCTGACCGAGGGCGACTACCGGCGCAACCACCCGCAGTTCAGCGGGGCCAACGCGGCCGAGAACGCGGCGCTGGTCGCCCCGATCCAGAAGATCGCCGCCGGACGGGGCGCCACCGCAGCGCAGGTCGCGCTCGCCTGGGTGCAGCAGCGGGCCGAGGTGCACGGGCTGACGGTGGTGCCGATCCCGGGCACCCGTAAGCGCAGTCGGCTTGCCGAGAACACCGCTGCGGCGAGCCTGCGGCTGACCGCCGAGGAGCTGGCGGAGCTGGAGCCGATCGCCGGCCAGGTGGCGGGCACCCGGTACGCCGACATGAGCTTCACCTCGGCGGGCCGCGAGTAG